A single Actinomycetota bacterium DNA region contains:
- a CDS encoding dihydroorotate dehydrogenase, protein MNDDVRSTSQVDMSVRIGPLELANPVVTASGTFASGVEYSDFFDLNRLGALVTKGVSAKSWEGNPAPRIAETASGMLNSIGLQNPGADRFIERDLRWLREHFPTVPLIVNVNGHTVEEYVEVVERLDAQEGISAYEVNISCPNVDAGGMAFGTTCAAAAQVTRAVRSVTHRPLIVKLSPNVTDITKIARAVEDEGAEALSLINTVLGMSIDANTFRPRLARVVGGLSGPAIKPIALRMVWQVASAVKIPIIGMGGIASATDAAEFMLAGASAVAVGTANFIDPLACVRTIDGLHEFCRSKGIARVSDLTGALRT, encoded by the coding sequence ATGAACGACGACGTCAGGTCGACATCGCAAGTGGATATGAGCGTGCGTATAGGTCCGCTTGAGCTTGCCAATCCTGTGGTGACCGCAAGTGGCACGTTCGCAAGTGGGGTAGAGTACTCGGACTTTTTTGACCTGAACCGCCTCGGGGCTTTAGTCACTAAGGGAGTGTCCGCGAAAAGCTGGGAGGGTAATCCCGCGCCAAGGATCGCCGAGACAGCCAGCGGCATGCTCAACTCGATAGGGCTCCAAAACCCCGGAGCAGACCGCTTCATAGAGCGCGATCTTCGCTGGCTACGGGAGCACTTTCCGACAGTGCCGTTGATTGTAAACGTCAACGGCCACACGGTAGAAGAGTATGTAGAGGTAGTGGAGCGCCTCGATGCGCAGGAGGGTATCTCGGCGTACGAGGTCAACATATCCTGCCCGAATGTAGATGCCGGGGGCATGGCGTTTGGCACCACCTGCGCCGCAGCCGCGCAGGTCACACGTGCAGTGCGGTCGGTAACGCATCGGCCACTGATCGTAAAGCTTTCACCAAACGTCACTGACATAACTAAGATAGCCCGGGCGGTCGAGGATGAAGGTGCCGAGGCCCTCTCACTCATCAACACCGTGCTGGGCATGTCGATAGATGCGAATACATTCAGGCCCAGACTCGCTCGTGTCGTAGGTGGTCTGTCGGGCCCGGCGATAAAGCCGATTGCCCTGCGGATGGTCTGGCAGGTTGCCTCGGCGGTCAAGATACCCATTATCGGCATGGGGGGGATCGCTTCAGCGACAGACGCAGCCGAATTCATGCTCGCAGGCGCCAGCGCGGTGGCGGTGGGGACGGCGAACTTCATTGATCCTCTTGCTTGTGTGAGGACTATCGATGGGTTGCACGAGTTTTGCCGCTCGAAGGGCATCGCTCGTGTCTCAGACCTGACAGGAGCACTCAGAACATGA